CAGAGATCACAGAGATTTTTTATTTTGCATTTCAATTTTCTGAATTCCCGTTTCCTTTTCCTGTTTCCAATTATATTTTTAATCAATTTATAAAGTTATGTTCTTATTTTTAGTGGAATTAGATCTATTGCGGATAAATTCCCGATCTATCTTATCACTCCAGTTCAACCACATAAATAACTCCATTGATTTCAACGATCTCCTTTTTTTCCACCGGATCTTCTTCGAGAATATTATACTCCGGTGGTAGTTCGTGTTCCTGCAGAACTGTCAGGTCCGGAACATAATGCCATTCAGCTCCGAATTCTATCCATTTGGATAGGGAAAAAATCGATTGACAGCTAAGCAAGAGAACAAAAATTAAGATCATAAATATGAGAGATGATTTTTTTCTCATTTTTGCATGCTCCTTTTTCTTGTTATCTATATTTATATATCATTGAAAAGGGAAATGAGGGAACAAAAGTAGCGTATTTTATAATAAAATAAGGAATTACAAGATGACCATTTTTTCGTCATCACGAGGATTCCGATAAAATAGTTCTAACGAAATGAACGCATTTGTTTGAGATTGCTTCGCTTGATGCCGGCATCCGGTAGCTGCCGGACACAAAGACACCAGAACATATAAGGGGTATTTTTATGACAGATCAAGAAGCCCGGGATTATGCAAAAATTTCTTATTTTGAAGCCTTGAAGATACTGAATAATATTGAAGATGCTAAAGATATTTCCCAAACTGTAGTTTTTAATTTATGTGAGAAAAAGATAAAAGTCGATAAAAAAGGAAAGGATAAATATATCAAAAAAATAGCAGTTAATGAAGCCTTGAAATATGCAAAAAAAAGAAATCGCACTATCACCTTTGCCTCTGTTGAACATCTGATCACAGATGATCTCTTGGATAGCAGCTTAAGTTCTCGCCATGAAAAGTATGATATAATTCAGAAAAACATTAAAAAATTAAAATATTTTGAAAGAGATCTTATGAAGAACTATTTTAATAAGGGCTGTACGATCAAAAAAATTGCGATACAGAGAAAAGAATCGTTTGAAAACTTGAAGAAAAAGATCTACAACCTGAAAAAAGATACGCTGGCTGAGTATTACCGTCATGCAGGTATGATCGGTACAAAAGCGATAATAAATTCTAAATTGCATAGAAACATCAGGAACTTTATCATTTCCTTTAAACTTGCCATAAAAAACAATACTGTTAACAAGATGAGAATATATTTCGGAAAGCAATTAATTCTTAACCAAATTCCAAATTTCGATTTCGCGAGATTTCATGATTATAATATCAGGTTAACAGGGAGAAACAGATTTCGATTGATCGTGCATTATTTTGATTCCAAAAATGAATATAACTGCTATTTCCTTTATTTCACTACCTATTATAAAAACAGGATCAGGATCACTAAATTACCAAAACTTCCTAAAAAAATAACCGGTTTTAAAGCCGCAGAAATCCCATTACATATAAAAGAACAACTAAAACCAGGTAAAAGAGGGATATTATCCATTTCCGATGAAAAAGTAGATGAATTATTGAAAGATTTTAAACCTGTTTATGAAAGATAGATAATAAAACAACCTGTCGGATTGTTAAGGAAAGCAATCCTGTATAGACTATTTGAATATTATTTTTTTTTCTTTTGACAATTAATAACCTTGAAAAAATTATCCTTCCAAATATTTAAGGAAAATAATATGGAAAGTTTGATCGAAATAAACGATATAAAAAAAGAATACAAAATGGGAAAGATCACAGTTCCTGCTTTGAACGGAATTGATCTTACCATTGATAAAAACGATTTTGTAGCGATCATGGGACCTTCCGGTTCCGGTAAATCTACTTTAATGCACATTCTCGGCTGCCTTGATTCTCCCAGTTCCGGGGAATACTTTCTCAGTAATGAAGAAGTCAGCAAAATGAAGAAAAGGAAATTAGCTGCTATTCGTAATAAACAGATCGGATTTGTGTTCCAGACCTTTAACCTTCTCCCCCATTTGAATATTCAGAAAAATGTCGAGCTTCCTTTGATGTATGCAGGTTTCGGGAAAAGGAAACGGATCAGGCAGGCAAGGAAAGTATTGGATGAAGTGGGATTAAGTGACCGGCTTAAACATAAACCGACCGAACTTTCCGGAGGACAGAGACAGAGGGTTGCCATAGCCAGAGCAATTGTAAACAATCCTTCGATCATTCTCGCTGATGAACCGACAGGTAACCTGGATACTGCATCCGGTAATGATATTCTCTCTATATTTTCCGAACTCCATGCAAAGGGTCATACCCTGATCATTGTAACTCATGATGCTGCTGTGGCGAACAGGGCAAATAAAGTGATCCAGATCGTGGACGGATTAATAACAGATGGTAACTAAACCTTACGAATGGTCGGACTTTCCGAAGCTTCCCCCAAAGAACTTCTTTAAGATAAGATTCGGAAAGTTGAACAGTTTTGAATGTAGGCTTATTTTAAAATTTGTTAAGTCTAAAAGACTTCACAAATTCAAACGATTGAAACTTACCAATCCGACAGCTGCCGGATTGTGAAGTTTTTTAAAATTAAAATGGATATAAGAACATTCTAAAAACTTATGGAAACTTACCAAATCTAAAAGATTTGTGAAGTTTTAATTACCGGATAAAAACAATGGCAATATCTCTTAAAGAAAGTGTGATCGTCGGCTTCTCTGATTTCTGGTCTCGCAAGATCAGGAGTTTTGTGACCATCTTTGGCATTATTTTGGGAACCATGTCCATCGTGGTGGTTCTTTCATTAGTCAAAGGGATCAACAAAAAGACACTCGATTGGATGATGGAGCGCGGTGGAATGAGTAAGATCACGATCCGGAGAAACTGGGAATATAATAAGGAAACATCTCAAAAAAAATATTTTACTCTCAAGGAATATAATCTGATCCATTCCCTTCTTCCGGAAGCTGAATATTTTAATCCGCAGATCAGAAAACATTTCAGGATAAGTTCAGGTTCGGAGAAATTCTGGGGAAGAGTCAATGGAGTGACTCCTGATTTTACAAAAGTCGAGGAATGGACAACTTCGGAAGGAAGATTCATCAGTGAGTTCGATATCAATCAATCAAATGATGTGATCGTTATTGGAACACAGGTGAGAGAAGAATTATTCGGTAACAAAAATCCGATCGGGGAATTCATCACAGTTCACAATCGCAGGTTGCAGGTAATCGGAATTATGGAGTATAAATTTCTTCCCGGTGATTTTATGCATGATAATGCTCTTGGTTATATGAACAGAAGATCATTCATTCCCATCAGCACCATGATCCATAAAGTAACAAATGAAGATGTTATCGAAGATCTATCTATCAGAGCTGTCAGTCCCGAACATGCTCCTGAATTAAGAAGCAAGATAGAAAACATTGTTTTAAACCTGCGCCATGGAGAACCTGTTTTCAGGATAGAATCCGCCCAGGAAAATGCTGAAGACATGGCAAAAGAGCAGGCAACTTTCAGGATGATATTTTTCCTGATCAGCACGATCTCGCTTCTCGTTGGAGGT
This portion of the Candidatus Cloacimonadota bacterium genome encodes:
- a CDS encoding ABC transporter ATP-binding protein → MESLIEINDIKKEYKMGKITVPALNGIDLTIDKNDFVAIMGPSGSGKSTLMHILGCLDSPSSGEYFLSNEEVSKMKKRKLAAIRNKQIGFVFQTFNLLPHLNIQKNVELPLMYAGFGKRKRIRQARKVLDEVGLSDRLKHKPTELSGGQRQRVAIARAIVNNPSIILADEPTGNLDTASGNDILSIFSELHAKGHTLIIVTHDAAVANRANKVIQIVDGLITDGN
- a CDS encoding FtsX-like permease family protein, which produces MAISLKESVIVGFSDFWSRKIRSFVTIFGIILGTMSIVVVLSLVKGINKKTLDWMMERGGMSKITIRRNWEYNKETSQKKYFTLKEYNLIHSLLPEAEYFNPQIRKHFRISSGSEKFWGRVNGVTPDFTKVEEWTTSEGRFISEFDINQSNDVIVIGTQVREELFGNKNPIGEFITVHNRRLQVIGIMEYKFLPGDFMHDNALGYMNRRSFIPISTMIHKVTNEDVIEDLSIRAVSPEHAPELRSKIENIVLNLRHGEPVFRIESAQENAEDMAKEQATFRMIFFLISTISLLVGGIVIMNIMLASIQERTREIGIRIAVGARRRDIFLQFLVQTVLVTTVGGICGIISGLLILDMVGKYLEFELIAGFQMIVVALIVSAGVGLIFGISPAIKASRLNPVEALRYE